The Pochonia chlamydosporia 170 chromosome 1, whole genome shotgun sequence genome window below encodes:
- a CDS encoding STE/STE11/SSK protein kinase (similar to Coccidioides immitis RS XP_001243036.1), with product MSDPSPRAVRFSGGEDELQQERPKGRRPSMVVDVDGENSSPGSDEDPNTVEGQDELGDLTRYNDTSTHAGTHSSIPAGTVINGVASKQQWNNVGDDGAAYANGGRPQRPLAPARTPSSTYNPATSRKPRPSQQTQPFVESMRSSSKTRVRQSESRFRAQERAYVQKLRHDASGEYFASYQGMNGNDSDSEGETPSSEGPFEDRLDQETIMFYGNDNLLPTEEDMKDPDSRERLEWYGMLEAVLTGDVVRQEKKRLIGASDQQASKTAHKSELWLGVRAKSCGRQLPVQKRMVEEARGTVDRLLDDIINFEVKGESEAGKPPYEQVKDVVRKIEKCESLYPSWQSLAAEHKTAASPQFHEANDAIFSWYNTNKMINTELSILKKWVGNEELDFSRTKQRSPAVDGITTDETSFLDRLMKEDGLQSLYDDDERTPQKGMLWPISSIISKAKETLIHNSAPFQKRHLPPYLEELLTLISFPSRLIEEITKTRLEYAKRVKEAAQQNPMMQEQMISQFQLLLKFAIRIKQEYLSIESPEPGWDLPPCIDESFDQVVLEALKYYFKMLNWKLSGNKNTFKEAELLFQEWDFANYIGSHLQGGHIEVAEQFSSLTFKALNRLSQTFEKELQVKPKESATEMSKRYKACLDSVRIRQRMLQRFSRMLSDNYEHVSDFSISFPPETMQKFYDQLVASGHFLLETGVFEKQGTYVIASPELHGKLDDMQAMMAVTSIDRFPELSEQYLFILRPEDSFHWFGEKATVPLREQNIDLKRGQARLCATGSQTLPDARRAFLDAVDMHVDLLQESRSNIHKVNTRLMEIRRVAYKLSNTFMDSVEVIRKQTEGKDCQELIQTCFVFATEFGQRSLLYMDSNRRQMNNLKLTKLALDWVSFICDDCVASDRKTFRWAVLALEFAMGMTRGRHILALGDDEYEKLRTKVGGCMSLLISHFDIMGARSNLAAQAEKERMEALVGQFRKLDKNRMLDDDEASRCITEQRLIRLDVVDGFRREKEGERRALGRVLEANNEADRSLAYLSSSATNVTKRWQQGHFVGGGTFGNVYAAMDLDTGLLMAVKEIRLQDPKLIPTIAEQIREEMGVLEVLDHPNIVQYHGIEVHRDRVYIFMEYCSGGSLANLLEHGRIEDEQVITFYALQLLEGLVYLHESGIAHRDIKPENILLNHNGIIKYVDFGAAKIIARQGRTLAADLHATKPNKSMTGTPMYMSPEVIKGENPGRAGSVDIWSLGCVVLEMATGRRPWANLDNEWAIMYNIAQGNPPQLPTADQVSPQGLDFLSKCFTRNPKERPSAVELLQHEWIMAVRSQVVEPMTPSDSSSSAMMTPLTASSSKGSYDGWDMK from the exons ATGTCGGATCCCTCTCCCCGCGCCGTCCGCTTTTCTGGAGGCGAAGACGAGCTGCAGCAGGAGAGGCCCAAGGGACGAAGGCCTTCAATGgtcgtcgacgtcgatgGCGAGAACTCGTCGCCCGGTTCTGATGAGGACCCCAACACCGTAGAGGGCCAGGACGAACTCGGTGACCTGACGAGATATAACGACACTTCTACGCACGCCGGTACTCATTCATCAATACCAGCCGGCACTGTGATCAATGGCGTCGCCTCAAAACAACAGTGGAATAATGtgggcgatgatggcgctgCCTATGCCAACGGCGGGCGGCCGCAGCGACCGCTCGCTCCAGCCAGAACCCCGTCCAGCACGTACAACCCTGCGACATCTCGAAAACCGAGGCCGTCACAGCAGACCCAGCCGTTTGTGGAATCGATGCGGTCGTCATCCAAAACTCGAGTACGGCAGAGCGAGAGCAGATTCCGAGCCCAGGAGCGAGCCTATGTCCAAAAGTTACGGCACGATGCCTCTGGAGAATATTTTGCGTCGTACCAGGGAATGAACGGAAACGACTCCGACTCTGAGGGAGAAACCCCGTCTTCGGAAGGGCCATTTGAGGACCGGTTGGATCAGGAGACCATCATGTTTTACGGCAACGACAACCTGCTGCCGACCGAGGAAGACATGAAGGATCCGGACAGCAGGGAGAGGCTTGAGTGGTACGGCATGCTGGAGGCGGTTTTGACGGGTGATGTCGTTCGccaggaaaagaagagactCATCGGTGCTTCGGATCAACAGGCGAGTAAAACAGCCCACAAGTCGGAGCTGTGGCTTGGTGTTAGGGCCAAATCCTGCGGCAGACAGCTTCCTGTTCAGAAGCGTATGGTTGAGGAGGCTCGAGGCACGGTTGATCGGCTCTTGGACGACATTATCAACTTTGAGGTCAAGGGAGAAAGCGAGGCAGGCAAACCGCCATACGAACAGGTCAAGGATGTCGTGAGGAAGATTGAAAAGTGCGAGAGTCTCTATCCCTCGTGGCAGTCACTCGCAGCGGAACACAAAACGGCCGCCTCTCCTCAGTTCCACGAGGCCAACGACGCCATCTTCTCCTGGTACAACACGAACAAGATGATCAATACGGAATTGTCGATTTTGAAGAAGTGGGTAGGAAACGAAGAACTAGACTTTTCTCGTACCAAGCAAAGATCGCCTGCCGTGGATGGCATCACTACTGATGAGACGTCCTTCTTGGACAGACTGATGAAGGAGGATGGTTTGCAGTCACTgtacgacgacgacgaacGGACCCCTCAAAAAGGCATGCTATGgcccatttcttccatcatcagcaaagccaaagaaACCCTCATCCACAACTCAGCGCCGTTTCAAAAGCGCCACTTGCCGCCATATCTGGAGGAACTGTTGACACTCATCAGCTTCCCGTCTCGGCTAATTGAAGAAATCACAAAGACGCGTCTCGAATACGCTAAGAGAGTTAAAGAGGCTGCTCAGCAGAATCCAATGATGCAAGAACAAATGATTTCGCAGTTTCAGCTTCTCCTTAAGTTTGCTATTAGAATCAAGCAGGAGTATCTTTCTATTGAGAGCCCTGAGCCCGGCTGGGACCTGCCGCCATGCATCGACGAGTCGTTTGACCAGGTTGTGCTGGAAGCACTAAAATACTATTTCAAGATGTTGAACTGGAAGCTGAGTGGGAACAAGAATACATTCAAAGAAGCCGAGTTGCTGTTTCAGGAGTGGGATTTTGCCAACTATATTGGCAGCCACTTGCAAGGCGGCCACATCGAAGTAGCGGAGCAATTCAGCTCCCTCACGTTCAAAGCCTTGAACCGATTGAGTCAAACGTTTGAAAAAGAGCTACAGGTAAAGCCAAAGGAAAGCGCCACCGAGATGAGCAAGAGATACAAAGCCTGTTTAGACTCCGTTCGTATTCGTCAACGCATGCTGCAACGATTTTCGAGAATGCTGAGCGACAATTACGAGCATGTTTCCGATTTCAGCATTTCCTTCCCGCCGGAGACGATGCAAAAGTTTTATGATCAGCTGGTAGCGTCTGGGCACTTTTTGTTGGAAACTGGTGTGTTTGAAAAGCAAGGCACCTATGTTATTGCTTCCCCGGAGCTTCATGGCAAGCTGGACGATATGcaggccatgatggctgtgaCCTCGATAGATCGATTCCCGGAGTTGAGCGAGCAATATCTGTTCATCTTGCGACCGGAAGATAGCTTCCACTGGTTTGGTGAAAAGGCCACGGTGCCTCTGCGCGAGCAAAATATTGATTTGAAGCGTGGACAAGCTCGATTGTGTGCGACTGGATCCCAGACGTTGCCCGatgcaagaagagcattcCTTGACGCTGTGGATATGCACGTGGATCTACTTCAGGAGTCTAGATCCAACATTCACAAAGTCAACACGCGGCTTATGGAGATTCGGCGGGTAGCGTACAAGCTATCCAACACGTTCATGGACAGCGTGGAGGTGATCCGCAAACAAACGGAGGGAAAGGACTGCCAAGAACTGATTCAGACttgttttgtctttgccaCCGAATTCGGTCAACGGTCGCTGCTTTACATGGACAGCAATAGGCGGCAGATGAATAATTTGAAGCTCACCAAGCTAGCTCTTGATTGGGTGAGCTTCATCTGCGACGACTGCGTTGCTTCGGACAGAAAGACGTTTAGATGGGCAGTGTTGGCGCTTGAATTTGCCATGGGCATGACCAGAGGACGACATATCCTGGCTCTTGGCGACGACGAATATGAGAAGCTCAGAACAAAGGTTGGAGGCTGCATGTCACTCTTGATTTCGCACTTTGATATCATGGGCGCCAGATCCAACCTGGCGGCACAAGCAGAAAAGGAACGCATGGAGGCACTGGTGGGGCAGTTTAGGAAGCTGGACAAGAACAGAAtgctggatgatgatgaggcgtCGCGCTGCATCACAGAGCAGCGTTTGATTCGATTAGACGTTGTGGACGGGTTCAGACGTGAGAAGGAGGGAGAAAGACGGGCTCTCGGGCGCGTGCTAGAGGCCAACAATGAAGCGGACCGGTCGCTTGCGTACCTGTCTTCGTCGGCAACAAATGTCACGAAGCGATGGCAGCAGGGACActttgttggtggcggcACGTTTGGCAATGTGTATGCGGCCATGGATCTGGACACTGGTCTGCTGATGGCTGTCAAGGAGATTCGACTGCAAGATCCAAAGCTGATTCCTACGATTGCGGAACAAATCCGAGAGGAAATGGGTGTTTTGGAAGTGCTGGACCACCCGAACATTGTGCAGTATCATGGCATTGAAGTCCACCGGGACCGGGTCTACATTTTTATGGAGTATTGCTCTGGTGGATCGCTAGCGAATCTTCTTGAGCATGGTCGAATCGAGGACGAGCAAGTGATTACGTTTTACGCCTTGCAGCTTTTGGAGGGCCTGGTGTATCTCCACGAGAGCGGCATTGCCCACCGAGATATCAAACCAGAGA ACATCTTGCTCAACCACAACGGTATCATCAAGTACGTTGACTTTGGTGCAGCCAAAATAATTGCCCGTCAAGGACGAACATTGGCAGCGGATTTACACGCGACGAAGCCGAACAAATCCATGACGGGCACTCCAATGTACATGTCACCAGAAGTGATCAAAGGAGAGAACCCGGGTCGAGCGGGATCCGTGGACATTTGGTCACTGGGCTGTGTGgttttggaaatggccacCGGACGAAGGCCCTGGGCCAATTTAGACAACGAATGGGCCATCATGTACAACATTGCGCAGGGCAACCCTCCACAGTTGCCGACGGCCGACCAAGTCAGCCCACAGGGTCTCGACTTTTTATCCAAGTGCTTCACGAGGAACCCCAAGGAGAGACCGTCGGCTGTGGAACTCCTCCAGCACGAATGGATCATGGCTGTTCGCAGCCAGGTGGTTGAGCCGATGACCCCGAGCGATAGCAGCTCGTcggcgatgatgacgccGCTGACAGCGAGTTCGAGTAAAGGCAGCTATGACGGATGGGACATGAAGTGA
- a CDS encoding cytidine deaminase (similar to Metarhizium acridum CQMa 102 XP_007809535.1) — MASIAETCQKHALTESQFTALRAKAVAAKETAYCPYSKFRVGAAVLGADDSITTGANVENASYPVGTCAERVAFGKAVTEGGVRAFKAVAVATDVCPPASPCGMCRQFIREFCGLDVPVIMFDGEENFVVLTLEELLPMSFGPEKLQR, encoded by the exons ATGGCCTCCATCGCAGAAACATGCCAAAAACACGCCCTCACCGAATCCCAATTCACCGCCCTCCGCGCCAAAgccgtcgccgccaaagaaaccGCCTACTGCCCCTACAGCAAGTTCCGGGTGGGCGCGGCGGTCCTCGGCGCAgacgactccatcaccacggGGGCCAACGTCGAGAATGCGTCGTACCCGGTGGGAACGTGTGCCGAGCGCGTGGCCTTTGGGAAGGCCGTTACGGAGGGGGGCGTGAGGGCGTTCAAGGCGGTGGCGGTGGCGACGGATGTGTGTCCGCCGGCGAGTCCTTGCGGGATGTGTAGGCAGTT TATTCGTGAGTTTTGTGGGTTGGATGTGCCGGTGATTATGTTTGATGGGGAGGAGAATTTTGTGGTTCTTACGTTGGAGGAG TTGCTACCCATGTCATTCGGCCCAGAAAAACTGCAGAGATAA
- a CDS encoding basic proline-rich protein (similar to Colletotrichum gloeosporioides Nara gc5 XP_007276424.1) yields the protein MEPVPETERMEAFKSSPVPSLLLSSNPNAIPPLDLDMVRKPPTIRRSTDPNPTSPISPSWGPSPSVALPYRPRTASPLSGGHSRSRSAASLASPMSRTQSMPGVSGSGRILYSPQLRPASPSNSGSPSRVRTPRKPVDEAFPAISPVRTSVLDHEKKQPDRSSSPVFGPPIVSSSRLRRSSSPFRSVPPPSSSSLSLLPSTPSSVSSASSLRGYDALSMGYGGSLSSIPSTPTSARSRSPSISSLETIPDSPDAEEAALEAERLAQLKAAADAADGADSSDSKGRPSMDAPPRGRTLSFGPRDKRKRWSVCGAERRGDLDLETIWED from the coding sequence ATGGAGCCCGTTCCTGAGACGGAGCGCATGGAGGCGTTCAAGTCCTCACCTGTTCCCTCTCTACTTCTCAGCAGCAATCCAAACGCTATTCCCCCGTTGGACCTGGATATGGTCAGGAAACCGCCTACTATCCGACGAAGTACGGACCCGAATCCGACCTCACCAATTTCGCCATCATGGGGCCCTTCACCCTCAGTTGCCCTGCCATATAGGCCACGTACTGCGTCTCCTCTGTCTGGAGGCCATTCACGTTCACGGTCCGCCGCCAGCCTCGCTTCGCCCATGTCACGAACTCAATCTATGCCTGGAGTCAGCGGCTCTGGCCGCATCCTGTACTCGCCCCAGTTACGACCAGCGAGTCCCTCCAATTCTGGCTCCCCGAGCCGTGTTCGGACACCAAGAAAGCCTGTCGACGAAGCTTTTCCGGCTATTTCCCCCGTTCGAACGAGTGTTCTCGATCATGAAAAGAAGCAGCCGGACCGAAGCAGTTCACCGGTTTTCGGACCACCCATTGTGTCGTCGAGTCGACTTAGGAGGTCTTCCTCTCCTTTTCGGAGTGTGCCGCCACCGAGCTCCAGTTCCCTCTCATTATTGCCTTCGACTCCATCATCTGTTTCCTCAGCGTCTTCATTAAGAGGATATGATGCCTTGTCAATGGGCTATGGCGGCAGCCTGTCCTCCATACCATCGACGCCGACGTCGGCTCGATCACGCAGTCCTAGTATATCAAGCTTGGAGACAATTCCTGACTCCCCAGACGCCGAAGAGGCAGCATTAGAGGCAGAGAGACTAGCCCAGCTCAAAGCTGCCGCAGATGCCGCAGATGGGGCTGATTCGTCCGACTCTAAAGGCCGACCGTCGATGGATGCTCCCCCTCGAGGCAGGACTCTCAGCTTTGGGCCAAGAGACAAGCGCAAGCGATGGAGTGTTTGCGGAGCCGAGCGACGTGgggacctggacctggagACGATTTGGGAGGACTAG
- a CDS encoding WD repeat-containing protein (similar to Cordyceps militaris CM01 XP_006667515.1), giving the protein MDSTDELAGGTPPSKRRKTRDDSSHRSSSPDASPNDRKRSEARSREIRDLSQSGYDVTRSPSATGSNKGYSSRSRSRRRSRSISSSGSSTRSESPPQSRTRSRRRSSTSSDRTRTESYSPRPRQQTPQQQPLKPNYRPRLALHGHTGPVSQVRISPNGKFIASASADGTLKLWDAATGAHMDTLVGHMAGVSCVAWTPDSNTLASGSDDKAIRLWDRVTGRPKTTTRKTIAGQEMAALRGHHNYIHCLAFSPKGNILASGSYDEAVFLWDVRAGRLMRSLPAHSDPVSGIDFCRDGTLVVSCSTDGLIRVWDTSTGQCLRTLVHEDNPAVTNVCFSPNGRYVLAFNLDNCIRLWDYVAGTVKKTYQGHRNEKFAIGGCFAVLDNEPFIASASEDGDIVLWDVKNKEILQRVPTGHKGICFWVDVNGETMASAGQDHTIRVYKHIREGAVTNGELGSKEEVASTLQGELPIRQEDIKLEDV; this is encoded by the exons ATGGATTCGACAGATGAGCTTGCTGGCGGCACACCTCCCTCTAAGCGGCGAAAGACCCGTGACGACTCATCACATCGTTCAAGCTCACCGGACGCGTCTCCCAATGACAGAAAGCGCTCGGAAGCCAGGTCGCGAGAGATTCGCGATCTTTCACAGTCAGGCTATGACGTGACAAGAAGTCCCAGTGCCACGGGCTCAAACAAGGGTTATTCATCGCGATCTCGCTCAAGGAGACGGTCGAGATCAATATCCAGTTCGGGATCTAGCACGCGATCAGAATCACCACCTCAGTCCCGAACGCGCTCTCGCCGACGGTCCTCCACATCGTCGGATCGCACGCGAACAGAATCATATTCACCTCGTCCACGACAGCAAACacctcagcagcagccgtTGAAACCCAACTACAGGCCGCGTCTAGCGCTACATGGACATACAGGGCCCGTTTCGCAGGTTCGGATATCACCCAACGGCAAGTTCATTGCATCAGCTTCCGCAGATGGGACTCTCAAGCTGTGGGATGCGGCCACCGGCGCGCATATGGACACGCTTGTTGGCCACATGGCTGGTGTGAGCTGTGTCGCCTGGACACCAGATAGCAATACACTGGCGAGCGGCTCTGATGACAAGGCTATTCGGTTATGGGACCGGGTGACAGGGCGACCAAAAACGACGACGCGGAAGACTATTGCTGGCCAGGAAATGGCTGCGTTACGAGGCCATCACAACTACATCCACTGCTTGGCATTCTCACCAAAGGGGAATATACTAGCTAGTGGATCTTATGACGAAGCGGTGTTTCTGTGGGATGTCCGAGCTGGACGACTGATGAGAAGTTTACCAGCTCACAGCGACCCTGTCAGTGGCATCGACTTTTGTCGAGACGGCACTTTGGTTGTGAGCTGCTCAACCGACGGTCTCAT CCGAGTATGGGACACCTCAACCGGCCAATGCCTCCGAACACTCGTCCACGAGGACAACCCAGCCGTCACAAACGTCTGCTTCTCCCCCAACGGCCGCTACGTCCTAGCATTTAACCTCGACAACTGCATACGTCTATGGGACTACGTAGCTGGCACCGTGAAGAAGACTTACCAGGGCCATCGAAACGAGAAatttgccattggcggcTGCTTTGCAGTCCTGGACAATGAGCCGTTCATTGCATCAGCAAGCGAAGATGGGGATATCGTGCTTTGGGATGTAAAGAATAAAGAGATACTGCAGCGAGTGCCTACGGGTCACAAGGGCATTTGCTTCTGGGTCGACGTTAATGGCGAGACGATGGCAAGTGCAGGACAGGACCATACGATTAGGGTGTATAAACACATCAGGGAGGGTGCAGTCACAAATGGGGAACTTGGCTCTAAGGAGGAAGTGGCGAGTACGTTGCAAGGTGAGCTGCCTATCCGGCAGGAGGACATTAAGTTGGAGGATGTATGA
- a CDS encoding cell wall beta-glucan synthesis (similar to Metarhizium robertsii ARSEF 23 XP_007820473.1): protein MRFSITAVLAFAATALAQTPDFDPIYTPKSGETIKAGAPFTVTWTAPPKYADGTIKIELIGGATQPTQVKLADIASGVKNSANTYTWNVDASLGDKAVYGLVFRLESNPSIFQYSNPFHIKGSDGASGSGSVTKTTSHGVKTVTLSSTSTPVTTTSAPVTTKHSTIQLNTTVPCNTTTLVKTTAGPTGPVVITSTAVVNPSNPATTSPTGAPVPTGAASAVRVGSLTIMGVVAAVLAL from the exons ATGCGTTTCTCCATCACCGCTGTTCTGGCTTTCGCCGCCACTGCCCTTGCGCAGACTCCCGACTTCGATCCCATCTACACTCCCAAGTCTGGCGAGACCATCAAGGCCGGCGCTCCTTTCACCGTCACTTGGACTGCTCCCCCCAAGTACGCTGATGGCACCATCAAGATCGAGCTGATCGGAGGCGCTACCCAGCCTACCCAGGTCAAGCTCGCCGATATTGCCT CCGGTGTCAAGAACAGTGCCAACACTTACACCTGGAACGTCGACGCTTCTCTCGGTGACAAGGCTGTCTACGGTCTTGTTTTCCGCCTTGAGAGCAACCCCAGCATCTTCCAGTACTCCAACCCTTTCCACATCAAGGGCTCCGACGGTGCTTCTGGTAGCGGCAGCGTCACCAAGACCACTTCTCACGGCGTCAAGACTGTTACTCTGTCCTCCACCAGCACTCCTGTCACCACGACCTCTGCTCccgtcaccaccaagcaTAGCACCATTcagctcaacaccactgTTCcctgcaacaccaccacTCTGGTCAAGACCACTGCTGGCCCTACCGGCCCTGTCGTTATCACCAGCACCGCCGTCGTCAACCCCAGCAACCCTGCCACCACTTCTCCCACCGGTGCTCCCGTTCCCACCGGTGCTGCCAGCGCTGTTCGCGTCGGCTCCCTCACCATCATGGGTGTTGTCGCTGCTGTTCTCGCCCTGTAG
- a CDS encoding high affinity nitrate transporter NrtB (similar to Pyrenophora tritici-repentis Pt-1C-BFP XP_001939933.1), protein MGVDISILWKAPEVNPINKKARSIPILNLINPYGRVFFFSWMGFMLGFWAWYTFPPLLTVTIKKDLHLSPAEIANSNIVSLCATLILRFIAGPLCDQFGSRRVFASLLLLGCLPIGLAPLVKTANGLYVSRFFIGILGATFVPCQVWCTAFFDKNIVGTANALSGGWGNAGGGITYFIMPAVFDSLVAAQGMTPSKAWRVTFVVPLICLIACSLGMIFLCPDTPLGAWEERSQKIQENLQQYSPTSTTAVNTPHILSEPPSRDEEKAEVSDDDSKVFKQHTTISLSEAVSIAQAETIVKPSFKDSLPVIFSLQTLFHVATYSCSFGGELAVNSILSSYYKANFPHLDQTKASNYAAIFGFLNFLTRPLGGVIADFVYNISGRNLWTKKAWITASGLLSGALLIIVGMVDPSELNGRDIGTMVGLVTVAAFFIEAGNGANFALVPHVHPAANGVLSGCTGGGGNLGGVVFAIIFRFIDHGSGYATAFWVIGVIHIGINLAVCWIPPLPKGQIGGK, encoded by the exons ATGGGCGTCGAtatttccatattgtggaAGGCCCCTGAGGTCAACCCCATCAACAAGAAGGCAAGAAGCATACCTATTCTGAACTTGATCAACCCCTACGGACGAGTATTCTTCTTTTCATGGATGGGTTTCATGCTTGGATTTTGGGCATG GTACACATTTCCTCCCCTTTTGACCGTCACCATCAAAAAAGACCTTCATCTCAGCCCTGCCGAAATTGCCAACTCCAACATCGTATCCCTCTGCGCTACTCTCATTCTACGATTCATTGCCGGACCCCTCTGCGACCAGTTCGGTTCCCGAAGAGTCTTCGCTTCCCTTCTCCTCCTGGGCTGTCTGCCCATTGGCCTTGCACCGCTTGTCAAAACTGCCAACGGCCTGTACGTCTCTCGATTTTTCATCGGCATTTTGGGCGCCACATTCGTACCCTGCCAGGTCTGGTGTACCgccttcttcgacaagaACATTGTCGGCACAGCCAATGCCCTATCAGGAGGATGGGGAAatgccggcggcggcatcacATACTTCATCATGCCCGCTGTATTCGACTCACTCGTCGCGGCCCAAGGCATGACTCCCTCCAAAGCATGGCGGGTCACCTTTGTCGTCCCTCTCATCTGCCTCATCGCTTGCTCCCTAGGCATGATCTTCCTCTGCCCAGATACTCCCCTCGGCGCCTGGGAAGAAAGATCGCAAAAGATCCAAGAAAACCTGCAGCAATACAGTCCCACTAGCACCACGGCCGTCAACACGCCTCACATCCTCAGCGAACCGCCCAGCCGAGACGAGGAAAAGGCAGAAGTCTCAGACGACGATTCAAAAGTCTTCAAGCAGCACACCACAATCTCCTTGTCAGAAGCCGTATCCATTGCCCAGGCAGAAACAATCGTCAAGCCCAGCTTCAAGGACTCCCTCCCCGTCATTTTCTCCCTACAGACGCTCTTCCACGTCGCTACATACTCGTGCTCATTCGGCGGTGAGCTCGCCGTCAACTCCATCCTCAGCTCATACTACAAAGCCAACTTCCCTCACCTTGACCAAACCAAAGCGAGCAACTACGCCGCCATCTTCGGCTTCCTCAACTTCCTGACCCGTCCTCTAGGCGGCGTCATAGCAGACTTTGTCTACAACATATCCGGTCGAAATCTGTGGACGAAAAAGGCATGGATCACAGCGTCTGGACTCTTGAGTGGCgctctcctcatcatcgtcggcaTGGTTGATCCGTCAGAACTCAATGGCCGCGACATCGGCACAATGGTTGGCCTGGTCACcgtcgccgccttcttcattGAAGCTGGCAACGGCGCAAACTTTGCCCTCGTGCCGCATGTTCATCCCGCTGCGAATGGTGTCCTGTCAGGATGTaccggcggcggcggcaacctGGGCGGCGTTGTattcgccatcatcttcaggTTCATCGACCATGGGAGTGGCTACGCGACTGCCTTTTGGGTCATTGGTGTGATTCACATTGGTatcaacttggctgtgtgTTGGATCccgccgttgccaaaggGTCAGATTGGTGGGAAGTAG
- a CDS encoding methylenetetrahydrofolate dehydrogenase (similar to Verticillium alfalfae VaMs.102 XP_003003676.1) yields the protein MATSEVPKTCKVITAETIAKGLLTEVKETLVRVQGTNPKQPTLVAFLANGDPAAVKYAEWSKKTCEDNGFNFDLRTVDKDLLEEEIMKANDDDIVDGIIVYYPIFPQNPTHDKYVQETVELAKDVEGMRHKYLYNMYHNVRFLDPPENRKKSILPCTPLAVVKILEYLQIYNPILASGNRLFGKTITVINRSEVNGRPLAALLANDGATVYSVDITGVQLFTRGQGIKNPRHQVEDKEGWGLKECLPLSDVVIGGVPVESFKVPTELIRDGAVCINFSSYKNFDGPAIKEKASIYVPSVGKVTIAILLRNLVRLVANRPSKDDADKSLIQAKTEAFADD from the exons ATGGCCACCTCAGAGGTTCCCAAAACCTGCAAGGTCATCACTGCAGAGACCATTGCCAAGGGTCTCTTGACGGAGGTCAAGGAAACTCTGGTCAGGGTTCAAGGAACCAACCCGAAACAGCCCACGCTTGTTGCCTTTCTGGCCAACGGCGATCCTGCTGCTGTCAAGTATGCTGAGTGGTCAAAGAAGACTTGCGAAGACAA TGgcttcaactttgacctCCGAACTGTTGACAAGGATCTTCTCGAGGAGGAGATTATGAAAGCTAACGATGATGATATCGTTGACGGCATCATTGTTTACTATCCCATCTTCCCGCAGAATCCTACCCATGACAAGTATGTCCAAGAAACCGTAGAGCTTGCCAAGGACGTCGAGGGCATGCGCCACAAGTATCTGTACAACATGTATCACAATGTACGGTTCTTGGATCCCCCGGAAAACCGAAAGAAGTCAATCCTTCCTTGCACTCCACTGGCAGTTGTCAAGATTTTGGAGTATCTTCAAATCTACAACCCCATTCTGGCTTCCGGAAACCGCCTCTTCGGCAAAACCATTACCGTTATCAACCGCTCCGAAGTCAACGGCCGACCTCTCGCAGCTTTGCTAGCCAACGATGGCGCTACCGTCTACTCTGTTGACATCACAGGCGTTCAGCTGTTCACCCGTGGCCAGGGAATCAAGAATCCGCGACACCAAGTCGAGGATAAGGAGGGCTGGGGTTTGAAGGAGTGCCTCCCTCTCAgtgatgttgtcattggAGGTGTTCCCGTCGAATCCTTCAAGGTTCCCACGGAGCTTATCCGTGATGGTGCTGTATGCATTAACTTTTCCTCATACAAGAACTTTGACGGACCGGCCATCAAAGAGAAGGCCTCCATATATGTCCCCTCTGTTGGCAAGGTCACAATTGCTATCTTGCTCCGCAACCTCGTG CGATTGGTTGCGAACCGGCCGTCCAAGGACGATGCTGACAAGAGCTTGATCCAAGCTAAGACCGAGGCGTTTGCTGATGATTAG